A window of Aequoribacter fuscus genomic DNA:
AATACTTGCCCAGCCCCTGGGCTGCCGCTCTAGAGGAAGCTGCGCGATTGATGCAGGCAGGAGATCAGCAGGCCGCTTTAACCCTGCTTCGCAAGGCGTACGATGACTCAAATCAAGATTTGGATATAGCGCTGAACTTGGCGCATGTGTTGATCCAGTGTAATCGGTTTGCCGAGGCAGAAACGGTACTGGAGAACATCCGGTTTGTGGATCGTGATGCTCGTTACGAGCAGTTAATGGCTGAGTTGGCCCTGAAGCAAGAGGCTTCGAAGTCGCCCGAAACAGCGGCTTTGGAGGCTGAGCTGGCGTCCGACGCGGACAACTTGGATTTAAGGGTGGATTTGGCCGTTCAATATTCCGTCGACGGGCATCATGCTGATGCACTGGAGCAGCTGATGCTCGTATTAAAAGTCAATCGTGATCACAACAATGGCGGTACTAAGAAGCGCATGCTCGATATTATTGCAAGTCTTGGTAAGGGCGACCCAATCGCCGTAGATTATCAGCGCAAGCTCTTCGGTTTGCTCTACTAGACCATCGGTTATGGCCCGATTGTGCCGGGCGCGTAAGCGAACTTCCCTGAGTTTTATCAGACTTTGACATCGGCCTCTGCCTTCGAATACAGAGGCCCCCGCATTCTGAGCGTTTTGGTGTTGTCAGTGTCAACTCCCTGTGATACTTTGCTGTTTTTCCAAAAATCATACTCTAAGTTCAAATTGGTAAAGCTAGATGAAGCTGAGACTCAGTGCACTTTACGTTGCTATAGCGCTCGCAGGTTGCGGTGAGCGGCCAGAGTCTATTGAGCCTACAGCCACATCCGGTAGCGATGCTCTGGTTGCGCATAGCCAGGTCTTTGAACAACGTATTGAAAATCCAGCGCCCGGTGTTTACGTCGCTATCGGTTATGCGCTGGCGAATAGCATTTGGATTGATGGTGAGGATGGCGCTATAGTCGTTGACACCACCGAGTCCCGTGGTGCAGCAGAAGCGGTTCTGCAGGAGTTCAGGCGTTATTCCGATAAGCCCGTCAAGGCGATTATATACACTCATAACCATGCTGATCACATTATGGGTGCCTCGGTGTTTGCCGAGGGAGATGATGTCCAGATACTGTCTCATGAGACACTGCCCAAGCACGTGGCTCGCGTCACCAACGTCTTATTGCCCACGATAGAAACCAACGCCATGCGGATGTTTGGTGAACGGCTCGCTGAAGGTGGTGAAGCAATCATCAACGACGGTATTGGCCCGGAACTGAAGCAGATTGGCGCCAAGGATGGACTTGGGGCACGGGGTTATTTGCCACCAAATCGGACCTTTAATGATCGCCTCGATTTGGACATCGAGGGGGTTAAGTTAAGTTTGATTCATGCCCCAGGCGAGACTGATGACCAAATTGTAGTGTGGCTCCCAGACCTGAGGGTGCTTCTGCCTGGTGATAATGTGTATAAAGCCTTTCCCAATCTCTACACCATTCGAGGAACCCCGTATCGCGATGTGCGCAAGTGGTCTGAGAGTGTTAGGGCGATGGCCAAGCTTAACCCTCAAGTGATGGTGCCAAGCCATACGGAACCGGTTGTCGGTGAGGCAACTATTGACGCGTTGCTTACGGATTACGCGGATGCCATTCAGTTTGTGCACGATCAGACTATTCGTTTGATCAACGAGGGTTTGCGCCCCGATGAAATTGTTCAGCGAATTCAGCTGCCACAAAACCTTGCCAAACATCCTTGGTTACAGCCGTTTTATGGCACAGTAGAGTGGGCCGCGCGCTCGGTCTATTCGGGGTACCTAGGTTGGTTTGATGGAGACAGCGTAGATTTGTTCCCGACACCCAAGCGGACAAAAGCGGCCCGTCTGATAGCCTTGATGGGTGGTGTCGACGCGGTGTTAAGCGAGGCCAGTCGGCATGTGAAGCAAGACCCACAGTGGGCTGCGGAGTTAGCCGATTACGTGAGCGCAGCGGATTCCAGTAACACTCAAGCTCGGGTGCTGAAGGCGTCTGCTTTGCGGGCTATGGCTGGAGTAGAAGTCAACCCAAATGCCAGAAACTGGTACCTATCCGAAGCTTTAGAGCTGGAGGGTAAGGTCGTATTTGAGCCAAGGCCGACAGACGCTGAGCGTTTGGCTTACGCGCAAACCTTCCCGATCGAAAATGTCTTAGAGCTTATGACCGTGTCATTGAACCCCACCAAAAGTGCGGGGGTTAGCGCGAGTGTCGAATTTGTTTTTCCCGATCAAAGTAAACGGTTCTTACTCACCGTGCGTAACCAGATACTACTGATCGATCGTTTGAATGAACCTGCAGCAGACGCGGTCCGAGTAACCGTAAAGGCCAGTGACTGGGTAGCTCTGGTGACTCAAAACGATTCTTTACCCGAGGCTTTGGCCAGCGGACGGGTAGCCACAGATGGTGTCAGCGATCTGCCGGCTTTACTGAAGTTCTTAGCAATGTTTACCGATTAACAAAGAAGAGGTGATTTAACGTGGATACACGATTTTCAGATGAAGACCTCGCCTTCAGAGATGAAGTGCGTGCATTTTTCAAGAATGAATACACTCAGGAACTGCAGGATCGAATGAAGGATAAAGCGACCTTCAAGGCGGCGGTGATTGAATGGCAGAAAAAGCTCCACGCTAAAGGTTGGATTGCTCCCGGTTGGCCTGTTCAATATGGCGGTACCGGCTGGACCCCAACCCAGAAGTACATTTATGACTCGGAGCGCGCCTCGGCAGGTGTTCGCGACAACGTCCCCTTTGGATTAACCATGGTGGGTCCCGTGATCTACAACTTTGGTACCGAAGAGCAAAAAGCACAATTCTTGCCTCGAATCTTAGCCAGTGATGACTGGTGGTGTCAGGGTTACTCTGAGCCAGGATCAGGCTCAGATTTGGCGTCCTTAAAGACCAAAGCAGAGCGCGATGGCGACGACTACATCGTTAATGGCGCAAAAATTTGGACCACCTATGCGCAGTACGCCGATTGGATTTTCTGTTTGGTGCGCACCAGCAATGAGGGCAAGAAACAAGAGGGTATCAGCTTCCTGCTGATCGATATGAAAACCCCCGGAATCAAAGTGAACCCTATTGTTTCTATCGATAACCACCACAGCTTAAACGAGGTCGAATTCAACAACGTTCGTGTTCCTGTAGCGAATCGTATCGGCGAAGAGAACCGCGGTTGGCACATTGCGAAATCCTTGCTTGAGCACGAACGTACCGGTATTGCCGGCGTGGCCGACTGTAAGCGCGCTGTGACTGAAATTAAACGACTCGCGTCCGTCGAAGTGAACGGTGGTAAGGCTTTGATCGAAAATCCCAACTTTCAAAGTCGTTTGGCCGATATCGATATTGAATTAATGGCGTTGGAGTACACGGAATTGCGTGTGCTGGCCAGCCTTTCGAGCGGGGGTGCACCTGGCCCTGAGTCATCAATGTTAAAAATCAAAGGCACCGAGATGCAGCAGGCAACTCAAACTTTAATGATGGATTTGGCCGCTTATTATCAGGGCGTATTGCCAACAGATCTTAGCCCCGAAGTGCTCGGACATTCCTTTGGTTCGCAAGCTCGTCAGTCGTTTATGTACGGCCGTGCCTCCACCATTTATGGTGGTTCGAACGAAGTACAGAAAAACATCATCGCGAAAGCCGTGCTTGGCTTGTAAAGAAGGAGTAAACCCATGAATTTTGATTTTAGTGAAGAGCAAAGCATGCTGCGCGACAGCGTAGCAAAGTACGTGCAAGATGATTACGACTGGGAGACTCGCAAAGCGATTGCGGCGAGCGATGGCGGTATGAGCCCAAACAACTGGCAAACGTTTGCTGAGTTGGGCTGGTTATCGGTGCCTTTTGAAGAACAGTATGGCGGTTTTGGCGGTGGTCCCGTTGATGTCATGGTCATGATGGAAGAGTTTGGTAAAGGCCTCGTGTTAGAGCCTTACTTGGCGACTGTTGTGCTGTTTGGTGGTTTACTGCAAAAGGGCTCTAATGACGCTTTGAAAGAAGCCTTAATCCCGAGCATTATTGATGGTTCTTGCTTAGGTGCGTTCGCGTACCTGGAGCGTCAAAGCCGTCACGAGATGAGCGATGTTCTGACGACAGTGGCCGCGGATGGTGATGATCGCATTATCAACGGCGAGAAGGTGGTGGTATTCAACGCAACCAATGCCGGTCAATTTATCGTTTCCGCGCGCGCGAGCGGTAATCAGTCGGACAAAGACGGTTTGTCCTTATTCGTAGTACCTGCTGATGCCGAGGGTCTTGAGTTGGTCCCGTATCGCTTAATGGATGGTCAGGTGGTTGCCAATGTTCGCTTCAATAATGTGCGTGTGCCCGCAAGCAATGCCGTTTGTGCCGAAGGCGAGGCTTGGGATCTCATTAACGACGTAACGCAAGACGCGATCTTAGCGGTTAGCGCTGAGGCCTTAGGCATTATGGGGCAGTTGAACTCGAAAACGGTTGAATACACCAAAACTCGTGAACAGTTTGGTGTGAAAATTTCGATTTTCCAGGCGCTGCAGCACCGCATGGTCGAGACCTTTATGGCTTACGAGCAAACCAAATCTCTGCTCTACCGTGCTGTCTGCGATTTTGAGGCGGATAAGCCCGAGAAACGAGAGTCGTTATTGGCCCTAAAAATCATGATCGACAAAGCGGGTAAGCTGATTTATAGCGAAGCGATACAGATGCACGGTGGTATGGGCATCACTGATGAGCTCGATATTGGTCACTACGCCAAGCGTTTAATGATGATTGGAACGGCGTTTGGCGATGCGATGCATCACTTGACTGAGTTCACTGAAGTTCGTTACGCGAGCTAGGAGATCGGCACATGGATATTAAAGGCAGCGTCGTTGTTGTAACGGGTGGTGGTAGTGGTATCGGTAAAGCTCTGTGCGAGCGTTTTCACGCAGAGGGAGCTGAAGCCATCGTTGTGGCAGATTTGAATCGAGAGGCAGCACAGTCTGTTGCGGATTCGCTGTCTGGCGTCGCCTTTGGTGTTGATGTGCGAGATGAGTCCCAAATTGCGAAGATGGTTGAGGATGTCATCGAGCAATTTGGGCGCATTGACTTATTTTGCTCTAACGCGGGCATTATCGCAGGTGATGGCCCGCAGTGGTGGGCTACATCGGCGCCTAATAGTGTTTGGCAGGCGATGTGGGACATTCATGTGATGTCCCATGTCTATGCTGCCCGCGCCTGTTTGCCCAGCATGATAGAGCGTGGCCAAGGCTACTTTTTAAACACTGCCTCTGCCGCGGGGCTGTTGAGCCAGATTGGTGATGCCGCCTATTCAACCACAAAGCATGCAGCGGTTGGATTTGCCGAATCGTTGGCTATTACGCACGGTGACGACGGCATTAAAGTCAGCGTTTTGTGCCCTCAAGCCGTTGATACCCCTATGATTCAAAGTGTCGAGGCGGGTGGTGTGGCCGGTGTTGATGGTGTTGCAACGCCCCAACACGTCGCCGATTGCGTTGTGGCTGGCATAAAAGAGGAGAGATTCTTGATTCTGCCTCACCCACAAGTGGACCAATATCGCGGTGCTAAAACGGCAAACTATGACAGGTGGATAGGAGGTATGCGAAAATTACGGCGAGCTTACCCTAAACCCGAGTTGTAATGCAGACCACTATCACGCCGGATACCGAAGTCCAAGAACGATTTGCCCGAGCCATTTTTAATGGTTTCGAGGCCTATTTCGCTGAATTTCAAAACATTACCTTAGCCGCTCGCTCTCGGTTTGAACGAGCGGATTGGTTGGGTATGCACAAAGCCTCGACCGAGCGCATTGATCTCTACAAGAAAAAAGTGGGTGAGGTCATTCGCTACGTCGATGTGATCGCAGGTACCAATAAAAATGAGTACCCTTTTTGGCGCGCTGTTAAGCAATATTATTCAGGCTTAATCGAAGGGCACAGCAACTTCGAAATTGCAGAGACCTTCTTCAATTCGGTCTATTGTTCGGTATTTGAGCATCGTCTGATCAAAGACGATCATGCCTTTGTGTTTTCTACGCAAGGTGATATGCCAAAGTCCGATATGACCCGGGTTTATCGATCATACGCATGGCAAGACGATCCGTCGGTAACGTTTCGTGCTTTGCTGAAAGACTATGAGTTTGCGATCCCCTACGAAGATTTAGAGCGTGATCTAGATTCGATCAGCCAATTGCTGAGCTCTTTTCTGGCGCCAAAGTTCACCTTGCTGCCAGGCCAAACCGAAGTGCAAGTGCTAGAGCATCACTTTTTTAGAAATAAATGCGCGTATATCGTTGGGCGCATCGTGACGGGCGATGACAGTATGCCCTTTGTCATTCCGCTGTTGCACTCTGAAAAACACCAAATTTACGTCGACACCGTATTGTTTGGCTCGGATCGAGTGAGTGTGATTTTTAGTTTCACCCGCTCGTACTTCATGGTGGACGCCAGCGTGCCGTCTAAGTATGTGCGCTTTTTACAGCACCTAATGCCGGCTAAGCCTATTTCTGAAATATACAGCGCCATGGGCTACAACAAACACGGTAAAACGTACTATTACCGATGTGCAACGCGGCACATGCAGACGACCAATGATAAGTTCATCATCGCGCCAGGGATCAAAGGCATGGTGATGAGTGTGTTTACCTTGCCGTCCTACGATTTCGTATTCAAGATTATTAAAGACCGTTTCACCCCGCCCAAAGAGATGACGCGAGAGCAGGTAAAGGCCAAGTATCGCTTCGTAAAACGAGCCGATCGCGCAGG
This region includes:
- a CDS encoding acyl-CoA dehydrogenase family protein, coding for MDTRFSDEDLAFRDEVRAFFKNEYTQELQDRMKDKATFKAAVIEWQKKLHAKGWIAPGWPVQYGGTGWTPTQKYIYDSERASAGVRDNVPFGLTMVGPVIYNFGTEEQKAQFLPRILASDDWWCQGYSEPGSGSDLASLKTKAERDGDDYIVNGAKIWTTYAQYADWIFCLVRTSNEGKKQEGISFLLIDMKTPGIKVNPIVSIDNHHSLNEVEFNNVRVPVANRIGEENRGWHIAKSLLEHERTGIAGVADCKRAVTEIKRLASVEVNGGKALIENPNFQSRLADIDIELMALEYTELRVLASLSSGGAPGPESSMLKIKGTEMQQATQTLMMDLAAYYQGVLPTDLSPEVLGHSFGSQARQSFMYGRASTIYGGSNEVQKNIIAKAVLGL
- the trxA gene encoding thioredoxin; its protein translation is MTDYIVNIDESNAMRMLIEESNVRPVVVDFWADWCGPCKTLMPILEKLAHEYAGAFLLAKVNADEQQNIAGQFGVRSLPTVMVIQNGQPVDGFAGAQPEAQVRELLQKYLPSPWAAALEEAARLMQAGDQQAALTLLRKAYDDSNQDLDIALNLAHVLIQCNRFAEAETVLENIRFVDRDARYEQLMAELALKQEASKSPETAALEAELASDADNLDLRVDLAVQYSVDGHHADALEQLMLVLKVNRDHNNGGTKKRMLDIIASLGKGDPIAVDYQRKLFGLLY
- a CDS encoding SDR family oxidoreductase — encoded protein: MDIKGSVVVVTGGGSGIGKALCERFHAEGAEAIVVADLNREAAQSVADSLSGVAFGVDVRDESQIAKMVEDVIEQFGRIDLFCSNAGIIAGDGPQWWATSAPNSVWQAMWDIHVMSHVYAARACLPSMIERGQGYFLNTASAAGLLSQIGDAAYSTTKHAAVGFAESLAITHGDDGIKVSVLCPQAVDTPMIQSVEAGGVAGVDGVATPQHVADCVVAGIKEERFLILPHPQVDQYRGAKTANYDRWIGGMRKLRRAYPKPEL
- the aceK gene encoding bifunctional isocitrate dehydrogenase kinase/phosphatase — translated: MQTTITPDTEVQERFARAIFNGFEAYFAEFQNITLAARSRFERADWLGMHKASTERIDLYKKKVGEVIRYVDVIAGTNKNEYPFWRAVKQYYSGLIEGHSNFEIAETFFNSVYCSVFEHRLIKDDHAFVFSTQGDMPKSDMTRVYRSYAWQDDPSVTFRALLKDYEFAIPYEDLERDLDSISQLLSSFLAPKFTLLPGQTEVQVLEHHFFRNKCAYIVGRIVTGDDSMPFVIPLLHSEKHQIYVDTVLFGSDRVSVIFSFTRSYFMVDASVPSKYVRFLQHLMPAKPISEIYSAMGYNKHGKTYYYRCATRHMQTTNDKFIIAPGIKGMVMSVFTLPSYDFVFKIIKDRFTPPKEMTREQVKAKYRFVKRADRAGRMADTQEFNQLVLDRSRFSDELMEELYEVAPSIIHEKGSALIIDHVYVERRMTPLNLYLQNATDEQVYDVMDEYGNAIKQLAAANIFPGDMLLKNFGVTRHGRVVFYDYDEIVPLVECNFRKIPAPRTEAEEMASKPWYTVGPNDIFPEEFRLFFSGNQRARKVFDQMHSDLYEAKFWQNLQDKINSGYVEDFFPYRRKYRFNPLKKTG
- a CDS encoding alkyl sulfatase dimerization domain-containing protein; the protein is MKLRLSALYVAIALAGCGERPESIEPTATSGSDALVAHSQVFEQRIENPAPGVYVAIGYALANSIWIDGEDGAIVVDTTESRGAAEAVLQEFRRYSDKPVKAIIYTHNHADHIMGASVFAEGDDVQILSHETLPKHVARVTNVLLPTIETNAMRMFGERLAEGGEAIINDGIGPELKQIGAKDGLGARGYLPPNRTFNDRLDLDIEGVKLSLIHAPGETDDQIVVWLPDLRVLLPGDNVYKAFPNLYTIRGTPYRDVRKWSESVRAMAKLNPQVMVPSHTEPVVGEATIDALLTDYADAIQFVHDQTIRLINEGLRPDEIVQRIQLPQNLAKHPWLQPFYGTVEWAARSVYSGYLGWFDGDSVDLFPTPKRTKAARLIALMGGVDAVLSEASRHVKQDPQWAAELADYVSAADSSNTQARVLKASALRAMAGVEVNPNARNWYLSEALELEGKVVFEPRPTDAERLAYAQTFPIENVLELMTVSLNPTKSAGVSASVEFVFPDQSKRFLLTVRNQILLIDRLNEPAADAVRVTVKASDWVALVTQNDSLPEALASGRVATDGVSDLPALLKFLAMFTD
- a CDS encoding acyl-CoA dehydrogenase family protein, which produces MNFDFSEEQSMLRDSVAKYVQDDYDWETRKAIAASDGGMSPNNWQTFAELGWLSVPFEEQYGGFGGGPVDVMVMMEEFGKGLVLEPYLATVVLFGGLLQKGSNDALKEALIPSIIDGSCLGAFAYLERQSRHEMSDVLTTVAADGDDRIINGEKVVVFNATNAGQFIVSARASGNQSDKDGLSLFVVPADAEGLELVPYRLMDGQVVANVRFNNVRVPASNAVCAEGEAWDLINDVTQDAILAVSAEALGIMGQLNSKTVEYTKTREQFGVKISIFQALQHRMVETFMAYEQTKSLLYRAVCDFEADKPEKRESLLALKIMIDKAGKLIYSEAIQMHGGMGITDELDIGHYAKRLMMIGTAFGDAMHHLTEFTEVRYAS